The region CGACCATCAGCGTGCCGTCCCACAGCCTGGCGGCCTCCTCGCCCTTGGGGGCCGGGGTGACGACCGGGCCGAAGAAGGCGATCTGCCCACCCGTCGCCCGGCCACCACCCCCGTTGGAGCTCGCTGCGCTCGCGCCCTGGGAATCCGGTCCGGGGACGGCGATCACGGGGGTGCCGACCTCCTGGCCGACCAGGTCGATGCCTTCCTTGTGGGAGGCGCGCAACTGGACGTCGTAGGTGTCCTTCTCGGCGTAGGCGATCAGGTCGGCGGGCAGGCCCGCGTCCTCCAGGGCGGCGGCGATGCTCTCCGGGGTCACCCCGAGGCCCTCGTTGTGGAAGCGGGTGCCCAGCGCCGTGTAGAGCCTGCCCACGGCCTCGTCGCCGTGCAGCTGCTGTGCGGCGATCACCACACGGACCGGACCCCACGCCTTGCCGCCGGGGCGCATGTTCTCGGCGTACTCCTCGGGCAGCTCGTCGAGCCTGTCCTCGTTCAGCACCGCCAGGCTCATCACGTGCCAGCGCACCTCGACCGGGCGGACCTTCTCCACCTCCAGCATCCAGCGCGAGGTCATCCACGCCCAGGGGCACAGCGGGTCGAACCAGAAGTCTGCCGGGGTCTTCGCGGTGTCGGACACGGGGTCTCCTTATGAGAGCTGTGCTGCGTCGGTCAACGGTGCTGTTCCGTGGAAGGTTCAACCGACGGGGGGCGTGCCATGATTCCCGTTGTTCGATATTCGATACGAGGACGAGGGAGTCACGTCGTGCCAGGTGAGAATCTGTCCCGGGACGAGGCACGTGAGCGGGGCCGGCTGCTGAGCGTCGACGCCTACGACGTGCAGCTGGACGTCCGCTCAGCGGTCGCGTCCGGCGCGGACGCGGAGACCTTCCGCTCCCGGACGACGCTGCGCTTCTCCTGTGCCGAGCCCGGCGCCTCGACCTTCGCCGACCTGCTGGCGCCGTCGGTCACCTCCGTCACCCTCAACGGCCACGAGCTGGACCCCGCGGCGGTCTTCGACGGCACCCGGATCACGCTGGACGGGCTGGCCGCCGAGAACACCCTCGTCGTCGACGCCCGGTGCGCCTACAGCCGGACCGGTGAGGGCCTGCACCGCTTCGTGGACCCCGAGGACGGCGAGGTCTACCTCTACACCCAGTACGAGCCGGCCGACTCCCGCCGGGTCTTCGCGAACTTCGAACAGCCCGACCTGAAGGCCCCGTTCACCTTCGAGGTCACCGCGCCCGAGGGCTGGCGGGTGCTCAGCAACGGCGCGCAGGAGGGCGAGGCCGAGGGCGGGCGGCACCGCTTCGCCACGACGCAGCCGATCTCGACGTACATCACGGCCGTGGTCGCCGGCCCGTACCACTACGTCTCCGACAGCTACCGGCGCACCTTCGAGGACGGCACCGAGCTGGAGATCCCGCTGGGCGCGCTCTGCCGCAAGGGCCTGGCCAGGCACTTCGACGCCGACGACATCTTCACCGTCACCAAGCAGGGCCTGGACTTCTTCCACGACCACTTCGACTTCCCCTACCCGTTCGGGAAGTACGACCAGGCCTTCGTCCCGGAGTACAACCTCGGGGCCATGGAGAACCCGGGCTGTGTCACCTTCCGCGAGGAGTTCATCTTCCGCGGCAAGGTGACCGAGGCGTCCTACGAGAACCGGGCCAACGTCATCCTGCACGAGATGGCGCACATGTGGTTCGGCGACCTGGTCACCATGCAGTGGTGGGACGACCTGTGGCTCAAGGAGTCCTACGCGGACTTCATGGGCGCCTTCGCGCTGGTGGGGGCGACGCGCTTCACCGACGGCTGGATCACCTTCGCCAACCGCCGCAAGTCGTGGGCCTACCGCGCCGACCAGCTGCCCTCCACCCACCCGGTCACCGCCGACATCCGGGACCTGGAGGACGCCAAGCTCAACTTCGACGGCATCACCTACGCCAAGGGCGCGGCCGTCCTCAAGCAACTGGTCGCGTATGTCGGGCAGGACGCCTTCCTGGAGGGCGCCCGGCGCTACTTCAAGCGGCACGCCTACGGCAACACCCGGCTGAAGGACCTGCTGGCGGTGCTGGAGGAGACCTCCGGCCGGGACCTGGCGGCCTGGTCGCGGGCCTGGCTGGAGACCGCGGGCGTCAACTCCCTGACCCCGCAGGTCACGTACGACGCCCAGGACCGGATCACCGAGCTGAGCATCCTCCAGGAGGCGGCCCCCTCGTATCCGCAGCTGCGGCCGCACCGGGTCGCGGTCGGCCTCTACCGGCGGCAGACCGTGTTCTCGGAGGGCGGGGACCCGGCGCTGGTGCGCTACGCCCGCGCCGAGGTGGACGTCTCCGGTCCGCGGACGGCCGTGCCCGAGCTGGCCGGCCTCGAACGGCCCGAGCTGGTGCTGGTCAACGACGAGGACCTGACGTACGCCAAGGTCCGTTTCGACGAGGGGTCGCTGGCCACCCTGCGGGCCCGGCTCGGCGAGCTGACCGACCCGATGGCACGGGCGGTGTGCTGGGCGGCACTGTGGGGCATGACCCGCGACGGGCTGATGCCGGCCCGCGACTACCTCGACCTGGTGCGGCGGTTCGCCGGCCGGGAGACCGACATCGGTGTGCTGCAGTCGCTGCACGCACAGGCGCAGACGGCGCTGGAGCAGTACTCCGCACCGGACCGCCGGGAGCAGGCCGCCCGGGAGCTGGCCGAGGGCGCGCTGCGCGAGCTGCGGCTGGCCGACCCCGGCAGCGGCCATCAGCTCGCCTGGGCGCGGCACTTCATCGCCCTCGCCGGCACCCCCGCCGATCTCCAGCTGCTGACGGGCCTGCTGGACGGTACGGCGAAGATCGACGGCCTGGA is a window of Streptomyces caniferus DNA encoding:
- a CDS encoding mycothiol-dependent nitroreductase Rv2466c family protein → MSDTAKTPADFWFDPLCPWAWMTSRWMLEVEKVRPVEVRWHVMSLAVLNEDRLDELPEEYAENMRPGGKAWGPVRVVIAAQQLHGDEAVGRLYTALGTRFHNEGLGVTPESIAAALEDAGLPADLIAYAEKDTYDVQLRASHKEGIDLVGQEVGTPVIAVPGPDSQGASAASSNGGGGRATGGQIAFFGPVVTPAPKGEEAARLWDGTLMVASIPGFYEIKRTRTQGPIFD
- the pepN gene encoding aminopeptidase N, which translates into the protein MPGENLSRDEARERGRLLSVDAYDVQLDVRSAVASGADAETFRSRTTLRFSCAEPGASTFADLLAPSVTSVTLNGHELDPAAVFDGTRITLDGLAAENTLVVDARCAYSRTGEGLHRFVDPEDGEVYLYTQYEPADSRRVFANFEQPDLKAPFTFEVTAPEGWRVLSNGAQEGEAEGGRHRFATTQPISTYITAVVAGPYHYVSDSYRRTFEDGTELEIPLGALCRKGLARHFDADDIFTVTKQGLDFFHDHFDFPYPFGKYDQAFVPEYNLGAMENPGCVTFREEFIFRGKVTEASYENRANVILHEMAHMWFGDLVTMQWWDDLWLKESYADFMGAFALVGATRFTDGWITFANRRKSWAYRADQLPSTHPVTADIRDLEDAKLNFDGITYAKGAAVLKQLVAYVGQDAFLEGARRYFKRHAYGNTRLKDLLAVLEETSGRDLAAWSRAWLETAGVNSLTPQVTYDAQDRITELSILQEAAPSYPQLRPHRVAVGLYRRQTVFSEGGDPALVRYARAEVDVSGPRTAVPELAGLERPELVLVNDEDLTYAKVRFDEGSLATLRARLGELTDPMARAVCWAALWGMTRDGLMPARDYLDLVRRFAGRETDIGVLQSLHAQAQTALEQYSAPDRREQAARELAEGALRELRLADPGSGHQLAWARHFIALAGTPADLQLLTGLLDGTAKIDGLDVDQELRWTVLEPLAAHGIADESVIAAELARDNTASGRRHQVRCLAARPSAEVKEQAWARVVESDVLSNALVEATIAGFAQFGQRELLAPYLPRYFAAIERVWRERSIEIGMEVVRGLFPAWLVEQATLDAADGWLDGQAQAAPALRRLVLEKRDDLARARRAQACDEAAGPRP